Part of the Pseudarthrobacter sp. L1SW genome, GGCCGCCACGCAGACTGCGTCCGCACTGACGCGACTCAATGCCGTCGCCTTCCCTTACCGGGTGATGACGATCGATTGGCCCATGTCCGGCAGCGGTTTCCTCTGCGTAAAGGAGGAGATGGCGCGGGCGATTTTCTGCCCGCCCTGCGATGACGGTTCAATGGGGTTGGCGTAGTCGGTGTCGACGCTGCAGATGAGCCGAAGGTCGATAAGTGCAGCGCCACGGGAAAACGCGGCCCTGGTAATGGCATCGTTGAACAGGCACAGTGCCGCCTTGATGATTCTCTGCCCCGGCTCCGAAGGCGGAGTGTCATAGATGGTGCACACTGCGAAAGGCAGCCCTGCTGACCCCACCCTGTCCAGCATCGCCCCGTAATCGGCGGCAAACGTATCCTGCGCGCTCGCGAGCATGGCGAGAGCTTCCCCCACGGAAGAGGAACGCTCCTGCAGGAGCGGTGCATAAGCCAGGGCGTCGTTGCCGCCCGCGCTGACCACCAGATGCGTGGCATCGGACGGCAGGAAAACAAGCTGGCGGGAAACGCCTCCCACAACGTCCCCGTCCACGGCCAGAAGCGTGCACTTCCACCCGGGCACGGCGTGCCGCAACTGGGCGATGACGGCGGGACCGCCGCCGACATAGGCGGCGTTATCAAAGATGGAATCGCCCAGCAGGACGATATGCCCGGTGCCAGCCTCCGCCGTCGGAAAGTCTTCCATGGGCACATACTGCCTTGCCGGGCGAACCTCCGCCAGAGTTCCGACTGTGACCGGCACAACGGACCGCCTCCGCCGGGGCTGCTGTTACGCCCGGTAGCGTGGACGGAACCGCTGCCCCGAAGGAGGATCCAATCAGACGGCCCCACGCCACTTGTTCCGCGCTCATGGCCGGCATCATCCTTGCGGGAGCGCTCGCAGGTTGTGGCGGCGCAGCGCAGTCTGTGACGGAGATTCTGGACGGCGGCCAGGGAATCGCCCTTGGGCGACCTGCCAGCGAGCCCGCAGGGCATGGCTTCGAGCTGCAAGGGGCTGCCGAAGCGCTGGCGGCACTGGAAAGAATCCCCATCAAAGGCCGCGCCCCCAAAACCGGTTATTCCCGGGAGGAGTTCGGCCCTGCCTGGGCTGATGTGGACCGCAACGGCTGCGACACCCGAAACGACATCCTTGCCCGCGACCTTGAGGATGAGACCTTTAAGCCCGGTACACGCGACTGCGTCGTCAGCACAGGAACACTGGCTGACAGATACACCGGGACCACGATCAGTTTTGTCCGGGGCGACAAGACTAGTGCCGCAGTCCAGATTGACCATCTCGTTCCGCTCAGCGACGCGTGGCAGAAAGGCGCTCGGCAGCTGAGTGGGGAGCAGCGGCAGCAGTTCGCCAATGATCCGCTGAACCTGATGGCGGCGGACGGTTCCACCAACGGCGCCAAGGGAGACAAGGACGCGGCCACCTGGCTGCCCCCAAACAAAGCTTTTCGCTGCGAATATGTTGCCCGCCAGACAGCCGTGAAGGCCAAATACCAGCTGTGGGTCACCCCTGCCGAGCATGATGCAATCGCCACTGTCCTGGCTGCCTGCCTGAAATGACGGGATGTGGCCCACCCCCGAAATGGTGCGTCACTGGGCCACATCCCGCCGGCTTATTCCGGCCCTGTGGGACGGGAATCTTGCGGACAGTTCGGCTCGCGCGTGCGGTGGTGCAGTTCCTGCTCCGTCGGCCGCAGCAGCTTTCCGGCCTCATCCGAATCGACGAAGTCCCGCGGCCGCTGAAGGGTGCGGCGCAGCTTTACCAGGTCCGGGGTGGAAACCCATGGCCATCGCCTGGACGTTTGGAAGACGTAGTTGCCCTGCCCACGGAGGCCGCCCGCACTCATGATGGACGCCCCCGGCGGGGCTGTCGAGCGGGCGTGACCCTTGGCTGGATGTGCACGCCGACGGCGACGGAAACCTGGGTGGCCATGGACGGGCTCCTCTTCGAAACAAGTGAGCGGCCGTCTGCCTGACCAAATTCCAGCCTAGCAAGGCCTTCCTGTAAACGAGAAGTGTTGAGTGTTCCCTTGCACAGGGCCAACTGCCGGGCGCTGCAGTCAGACTTTAGGACTACGAGGACGAATCAGCCTCGCCTCGAGCCGGTTTGGAACCGGCGGCCGCAGCCCGGACGTCGTCCACTTCGTGCGCGCTCTTCTTCTTGCCGAACGGCAGGACCTTCAGGAGCGGCCCTACTACAGCCACGACGATGAGGCCCCAAGCGAGTCCGAAGACGGCCGAACACAGGGTGTTCACGAGCCAGGCCAGGGCGCCGCCCACTACAGCGATACCGGCGAAGGGGGCCTCCAGGGCATGGACCACGTCATACGGGCCGTGCCAGCCGAGGTCGTACGCTCCCTGCAGCATGATGTGGCCGCCGACCCACAGCATTGCGACCGTCCCCACCAGGGTTATCGCGGCCAGCACGGAGGGCATCCCCTTGACGAGCAGTTCGCCGACGCGCTGGGAGCCGGCGGAGTCCTTGGCTGCCAGGTGCAGGCCGACGTCGTCCATCTTGACGATGAGCGCGACGGCCCCATAGACGAGCACCGTAATTACAAGAGCCACAAGCACCAGGATGAACGCCCGGACCCACAGGGACTCGGCTGCAACCTCGTTCATGGAGATGACCATGATTTCGCAGGACAGGATGAAGTCCGTGGTGATGGCGCCCTTGACCACTTTGGCTTCTGCCTCGGGCCCCCGTTCCACTGCGGGCTTATCCTCGTCCGCAGTGTGGTGGCCGCGGAGCTTGTGCCAGACCTTTTCGGCGCCCTCGTAGCAGAGGTAGGTCCCGCCCAGCATGAGGATGAATGGGATGGCCCCCGGAACGAAAGTGCTGATGAGCAGCAGGGCCGGCAGGATGATCAGCAGCTTGTTCCGGAGTGAGCCCCAGAAAATCCGCTTGATCATCGGCAGTTCGCGGGAGGGGTCCGTGCCGGACACGTACTGGGGAGTCACGGCAGCGTCATCAATGACCACGCCGGCAGCCTTAGCCCCCGCCTTGGCCGCCCCGGCAGCGACGTCGTCCACGGACGCGGCTGCTATTCGGGCCAAAGCTGCGACGTCGTCCAGCAGGGCAACGAGACCGCCGCTCACAGACCGCTCCCGCACCGGTTGATGATGGACTGCTGGACGTGGAGGCCTCGCTTGAGGCGCATGATCGGCATTCTTCAGATTATAACGAGTCTGCTCCGGGCAGGACCCGGTCATGGCCGAGAACCCCCAGCCAATGGCTGCCCGCCGCGGACCTTTGCCAGTTCCCTCTTGGAGGCGGTGAAGTCCATTATGGGGAAGTACAGGGCGCTGCGATCTGAATCGGCGGCTGCCATGACCAGGCCCCTGCTGTGCAAGTTCAACCTGCGGCACGAATGGCATCTCGAACATCCTGATGACGGGACCGTGTAAGGCCCGTCATCAGGATGAGCGTTGGTAGCGACACAAGAAAGCCCCGGTTTCGGGGCTTTCTTTGTGCGTGGAGAGGGATTTGAACCCCCATCTCGGCGTGGCGTGTCCAAGGAGAACCGCTGGATTACGGGGTTTTTGGCACTCCTTGTCCCTTCTGATGCATCCAAATTCCAGCCAGAAGAACCCGCCGAGCGTCTGGGCATCCCCCTGCGGATGGTGCGGGAAATGTACTACACAAACGCCTGGCCTCACTTGCGGCTCAATGAACGCACCGTCCGCTTCACTGAAAGTCACTACGAACAGATCATCGCCATGGGCGAACGGCGGCCAACTACGGAGATTCGCAACACTTCATCGGCTCAGAAGGCGGCCGAGTTGGCCGGGCTGCTGGGAAGAAAAAGCCAGCGTAAGGGACACCTGCCGCAAGGAGGGTTACCGGCGGCCATCTTGTGCGGTCCGAGGCGCCGCGGTTCATCCTCGACGTCAGAATGCTCTTTAACGTTTCAAACACGGGTTGTTGCGGCTAGTGTGTGGGCCATCGGCTCGTGCAGCAGGGCCGCAACCTACCTCTCGGAAGGACAGCCGTGTCTGAACGGGCATTCAAGAAGCGGCCCCGGAGCGACAAGCTCGAGAAGGACAAGGACAGCCTGCACACAAACCCAAGGGACTACGCCGCCCCCGAACCGGACACGGGCGTCCGTGAACGCCGCCGCTCCGGGCAGTTCGGCTACCGGCCGGAGGACTGGCCCAGCCGATGACGACCGAAGCTTCCCGCACAGGACGAGCGCGCGCGCCACGTCGCTGGCTAAGCATGGGGGCGATCTCCCTCATGCTGCTGGCGCTCAACACTGCCGGGGTCTTCTGGGCCGCATGGATTATTGGCGGTGGCGTGGACTCCGGCATCCCATTCTTCTACTTTCTGTCGGGCGTGACCTTTCCCCTCTTCATCACAACCCTGGTCCTGGCCGTGATCGCTGTGGTCCGACGTCGGGGGCGCATTCCGGGAGCCATCACATCCGTCATCTCCGTCGGGGTGCTTGCCTGGGCCGTTTACAGCTTCCTGGAGAGCCAGGTCTTCTAACCCAGCAATGGACCCGTGGTCTCCGCACACATGATGGCCATGCCCGACACACTCGCGTTCCAGCGCCCTGCCGATCGTCTCCACAACAGCCGCACTGGCGACCGCGAAGTTCAACCGCCTCCGCCCCGAGGTCGACGAGCTCGCCGGCTTCGACGGCCGCACCCAACACCTGGACGGCCGGGAAGGCGACCTCGAAAACCTGAGGTGGCCGCAGGCAGACGCGGTGCGGAACAGCGTCGGGATGCTCCCGTATCACCACTTCGGCCATAAGGAACGGACCGGAGTGCCGGTGCCGCGGCGGAATGCAATGCTCGCTGAATGCGGGGTCCATTAGGAGGAGCTCTCCACGGAGGTGCGTCAGGGCAGCTTCGTCAGCCGGGACCACGCACACGGCCTCTCCCGTTCTTACACAGCGGCGAAGGAGTGCAGAAGACTATGCAACGAACCCCCTGAAGGGCGTCGCACATTCACTCAGACGTGGTTGAAAATGCATCTCGCGTGGGTGGAGACACAAAAAAGCCCCGGTTTCCCGGGGCTTTCTCTGTGCGCGGAGGGGGACTTGAACCCCCACCCCCTTTCGAGGACTAGCACCTCAAGCTAGCGCGTCTGCCATTCCGCCACCCGCGCAGGTGGTATTTCGGGGAAGCATTTGCGCCTTTCAGCGTTTCGCGCCTCTCCGAAGCAGCGAGAAAAACTCTAACATGAACTTTCACCAAACATGGAATCGGGCCAAGTGGGTAGGCTGGGGGCAGCGATTCAGCACGTTCCCAGCGCCATTTCCAAGTGAGGAGCTTTCCATGCCTGACGTCCTGCCCGAGGATGAAGTTGTCCGGATCTGCCAGGAACTTATCCGGATAGATACCTCAAACTACGGTGACGGTTCGGGGCCGGGGGAGCGGGCGGCGGCGGAGTACGCCGCAGGGCTGATCGAGGAAGCAGGCCTGGACGCGGAGATCTTCGAGTCGGCGCCGGGGCGGGCCAATGTGGTGACGCGGATGGCCGGTGAGGACCCCTCCGCGAGCGCGTTGGTGGTGCACGGCCACCTGGACGTCGTACCCGCGCTGCGGGACCAGTGGTCCGTGGACCCGTTCGGCGCCGAACTGAAGGACGGGCTCATCTGGGGCCGCGGCGCCGTCGACATGAAGGACATGGACGCCATGATCCTCGCCGTCCTGCGCAGCTTTGCCCGCACAGGCAAAAAGCCCAAGCGGGACATCATCTTCGCCTTCTTCGCGGACGAGGAAGCGGGCGGCGCCTACGGAGCCCGCTACGCGGTGGACAAGCGGCCTGAACTGTTCGAAGGCGCCACCGAAGCCATCTCCGAGGTAGGCGGCTTCTCGGCCACCATCGGAGGGCAGCGCACCTACCTGCTCCAGACCGCGGAAAAAGGCATCTCGTGGCTCCGGCTCGTGGCCCACGGCAGGGCCGGCCACGGCTCCCAGATCAGCACCGACAATGCGGTGACCCGGCTTGCCGCCGCCGTTACCAGGATCGGTGAGTACAAGTGGCCCATCGAGCTGACGCCCACCACCCGGCAGTTCCTGGACGGCGTGACCGAACTCACCGGCGTGGAGTTCGACGCCGAGAATCCAGACGTCCTGCTGAGCCAGCTGGGGACGGTGGCGCGCTTTGTGGGCGCCACCCTGCAGAACACCACCAACCCCACGCTGCTCAAAGGCGGCTACAAGCACAACGTCATCCCGGAATCCGCCGAGGCACTGATCGACTGCCGGACCCTTCCCGGCCAGCAGGACCACGTCCTGGAGATCGTGCGCGAGCTGGCCGGTGCCGGCGTTGACGTCAGCTACGTCCACAACGACGTCTCGCTGGAGGTCCCCTTTGCCGGCAACCTGGTGGACTCGATGATCGACGCGCTGCACTCCGAGGATCCCGGTGCGAAGGTCCTGCCCTACACGCTCTCCGGCGGCACGGACAACAAGTCGCTGAGCCGGCTGGGCATCACAGGCTACGGTTTCGCGCCCCTGATGCTCCCCGACGACCTCGATTTCACCGGTATGTTCCACGGCGTGGACGAGCGCGTGCCTGCCGACTCCCTCAAGTTCGGTGCCCGGGTGCTGAACACCCTCCTCACCAACTACTGAGCCGGGCCGCCATGACTCCGGAGGAAATCCTGCCGGACGCGTTGCTGGAACAGATCCGCGGGCGCGCCGCCGGCTACGACAGGGACAACGCCTTCTTCCACGAGGACCTCCGGGACCTGGCCGCGGCCGGCTACCTGAAGCTTTTTGTTCCAGCGTCCGACGGCGGTGCCGGGCTTGGCCTCGAGGCGGCAGCGCAGTGCCAAAAGAGGCTGGCAACGGCCGCCCCCGCCACCGCACTGGCCCTCAACATGCACCTTGTCTGGACCGGCGTCGCGCATGTCCTCGGAGCCCGCGGCGACGACTCCCTGGACTTCGTGCTCAAGGAAGCGGCCAACGGCGAGATCTTCGCGTTCGGCAACTCGGAGGCCGGCAACGACGCCGTCCTGTTCGACTCCCGGACCTCCGCCGAACCCCTGCCCGACGGCGGCTACTCCTTCACGGGAACCAAGATCTTCACCAGCCTCTCACCTGTATGGACGAGGCTGGGTATCTTCGGGAAGGACCCTTCCGGCCGGGACGGCGAGGGCGAACTGGTCCATGGCTTCATCACGCGCCAAACGCCCGGATACCGCATCCTCGACGACTGGGACACCCTTGGGATGCGGTCCAGCCAGTCCTGCACCACCGTCCTGGACGGCGCCAGGGTTCCGTCCGGGCGGATCTTCCGCAAGATTCCCGTCGGCCCCAGCCGTGACCCCCTGATCTTCGCTATCTTTGCCTGTTTCGAGACGCTGCTGGCCGCCGTCTACAC contains:
- a CDS encoding GDSL-type esterase/lipase family protein, with translation MEDFPTAEAGTGHIVLLGDSIFDNAAYVGGGPAVIAQLRHAVPGWKCTLLAVDGDVVGGVSRQLVFLPSDATHLVVSAGGNDALAYAPLLQERSSSVGEALAMLASAQDTFAADYGAMLDRVGSAGLPFAVCTIYDTPPSEPGQRIIKAALCLFNDAITRAAFSRGAALIDLRLICSVDTDYANPIEPSSQGGQKIARAISSFTQRKPLPDMGQSIVITR
- a CDS encoding HNH endonuclease family protein — protein: MAGIILAGALAGCGGAAQSVTEILDGGQGIALGRPASEPAGHGFELQGAAEALAALERIPIKGRAPKTGYSREEFGPAWADVDRNGCDTRNDILARDLEDETFKPGTRDCVVSTGTLADRYTGTTISFVRGDKTSAAVQIDHLVPLSDAWQKGARQLSGEQRQQFANDPLNLMAADGSTNGAKGDKDAATWLPPNKAFRCEYVARQTAVKAKYQLWVTPAEHDAIATVLAACLK
- a CDS encoding DUF808 domain-containing protein — translated: MSGGLVALLDDVAALARIAAASVDDVAAGAAKAGAKAAGVVIDDAAVTPQYVSGTDPSRELPMIKRIFWGSLRNKLLIILPALLLISTFVPGAIPFILMLGGTYLCYEGAEKVWHKLRGHHTADEDKPAVERGPEAEAKVVKGAITTDFILSCEIMVISMNEVAAESLWVRAFILVLVALVITVLVYGAVALIVKMDDVGLHLAAKDSAGSQRVGELLVKGMPSVLAAITLVGTVAMLWVGGHIMLQGAYDLGWHGPYDVVHALEAPFAGIAVVGGALAWLVNTLCSAVFGLAWGLIVVAVVGPLLKVLPFGKKKSAHEVDDVRAAAAGSKPARGEADSSS
- a CDS encoding M20/M25/M40 family metallo-hydrolase, with translation MPDVLPEDEVVRICQELIRIDTSNYGDGSGPGERAAAEYAAGLIEEAGLDAEIFESAPGRANVVTRMAGEDPSASALVVHGHLDVVPALRDQWSVDPFGAELKDGLIWGRGAVDMKDMDAMILAVLRSFARTGKKPKRDIIFAFFADEEAGGAYGARYAVDKRPELFEGATEAISEVGGFSATIGGQRTYLLQTAEKGISWLRLVAHGRAGHGSQISTDNAVTRLAAAVTRIGEYKWPIELTPTTRQFLDGVTELTGVEFDAENPDVLLSQLGTVARFVGATLQNTTNPTLLKGGYKHNVIPESAEALIDCRTLPGQQDHVLEIVRELAGAGVDVSYVHNDVSLEVPFAGNLVDSMIDALHSEDPGAKVLPYTLSGGTDNKSLSRLGITGYGFAPLMLPDDLDFTGMFHGVDERVPADSLKFGARVLNTLLTNY
- a CDS encoding acyl-CoA dehydrogenase family protein; its protein translation is MTPEEILPDALLEQIRGRAAGYDRDNAFFHEDLRDLAAAGYLKLFVPASDGGAGLGLEAAAQCQKRLATAAPATALALNMHLVWTGVAHVLGARGDDSLDFVLKEAANGEIFAFGNSEAGNDAVLFDSRTSAEPLPDGGYSFTGTKIFTSLSPVWTRLGIFGKDPSGRDGEGELVHGFITRQTPGYRILDDWDTLGMRSSQSCTTVLDGARVPSGRIFRKIPVGPSRDPLIFAIFACFETLLAAVYTGLGERALAVGVENARRRTSFKNGGRSYAQDPDIRWKVADAAMAMDSLYPQLRAVTADVDSLVDHGPQWFPKLVGLKVNATETARRVVDLAIRVSGGSSYFRGSELERLYRDVLAGMFHPSDDESAHNTVANAWLGPLED